The following coding sequences are from one Parabacteroides pacaensis window:
- a CDS encoding HU family DNA-binding protein codes for MAQKFRKVKRKVLAGPDKGKVKTYAMAKSSGIFGFEDMCKLISSRASLSSADVKSVLDSLTWGMDFALQLGLTVQLGEFGNFHLTVSSEGTEEEKDFDASKITKTRIAFYPGAMLQKTRKEVDFVPESTEESSKPEEGGNNGGDDIF; via the coding sequence ATGGCACAGAAATTTCGAAAAGTAAAAAGAAAAGTTTTGGCGGGTCCCGACAAGGGCAAGGTGAAAACGTATGCGATGGCAAAGTCGTCGGGCATTTTTGGGTTTGAGGATATGTGCAAACTGATTTCCTCACGGGCATCTTTGTCTTCTGCTGATGTGAAGTCGGTGTTGGATTCACTCACTTGGGGTATGGATTTTGCTTTGCAATTGGGCTTAACGGTACAATTGGGGGAGTTTGGCAATTTCCATTTAACTGTTAGCTCGGAAGGGACGGAAGAAGAAAAGGATTTCGATGCGTCGAAAATTACGAAAACTCGTATTGCCTTTTATCCGGGTGCTATGTTGCAAAAGACACGTAAAGAAGTCGATTTTGTACCTGAAAGTACGGAGGAAAGTTCTAAACCTGAAGAGGGCGGAAATAATGGAGGAGACGACATTTTTTAA
- a CDS encoding M56 family metallopeptidase, whose amino-acid sequence MTPLILYYLKVNIALAILYIFYRLFFRNDTFLGAKRIVLLSIYLIAFLYPFADLSIWLTGKENISGLVHLYTNVLFFESPVSQIIPATQETGSYDWTGLCWEIGGGIYLLGFMLLLFRCIVELVYIARLMICCKKEQIEGTWVYVMPRQEEPFSFFRCIFIHPSSYKEYELKKILVHESAHVCQGHSVDVILSQLIVIFCWINPFAWALKREIVMNHEFLADRRVVCSGYNKKEYQYYLIGKEYHAISTAAANLYNHFSVLPLKKRIIMLNKKRTQRFGQLKYLLFIPVTGILLLLSNVDAIARVTSKVMNGVPQPAVEEVSVPAIPQEKSKKQTEDHIFTVVEKMPTYPGGEEALKKYIEEHRQYPKDALEKGKSGRVVVTFIIDKDGSISDVEILKGVYPSLDKEAKRIVSSLPEKWTPGEQRGVKVKVKYTIPIIFTLPKAQPAQ is encoded by the coding sequence ATGACACCATTGATATTATATTATCTGAAAGTAAATATTGCCTTAGCAATACTTTATATTTTTTACCGGCTGTTTTTCCGGAATGATACATTTTTGGGAGCAAAACGAATTGTGTTATTAAGCATTTACCTGATTGCTTTTCTATATCCTTTTGCCGATTTAAGTATTTGGCTTACCGGAAAAGAAAATATTTCAGGATTGGTACATCTTTATACGAATGTGCTTTTTTTCGAATCACCTGTCTCGCAAATCATTCCCGCTACGCAAGAAACCGGATCGTATGATTGGACCGGACTTTGCTGGGAAATAGGAGGGGGAATTTATTTACTCGGCTTTATGTTGCTTCTTTTTCGCTGTATAGTAGAGTTGGTGTATATTGCCCGGCTGATGATTTGTTGTAAAAAAGAGCAAATAGAGGGAACCTGGGTATATGTGATGCCCCGGCAAGAAGAACCATTTTCTTTTTTCCGTTGTATTTTTATACATCCGTCCTCTTATAAAGAATATGAATTAAAAAAAATATTGGTACACGAATCGGCACACGTCTGTCAAGGACACTCTGTTGATGTGATACTTAGCCAATTGATAGTCATTTTTTGTTGGATTAATCCCTTTGCATGGGCATTAAAACGGGAAATCGTCATGAACCATGAATTTCTGGCAGATCGCCGGGTAGTTTGTTCAGGCTACAATAAAAAAGAATATCAGTATTATCTGATTGGAAAAGAGTATCATGCTATTTCTACGGCTGCAGCAAATTTATATAATCATTTCAGTGTTTTACCTTTAAAAAAAAGAATTATCATGTTGAATAAAAAAAGAACTCAACGTTTCGGGCAATTAAAGTATTTATTATTTATTCCGGTAACCGGGATATTGCTCCTGTTAAGTAATGTAGATGCTATAGCTCGCGTAACATCTAAAGTAATGAACGGTGTGCCTCAACCGGCGGTAGAAGAAGTTTCCGTTCCGGCTATCCCGCAAGAGAAGTCCAAAAAACAAACGGAAGATCATATTTTTACGGTAGTTGAAAAAATGCCGACTTATCCCGGTGGTGAAGAAGCTCTTAAGAAGTATATAGAAGAGCACAGGCAATATCCCAAAGATGCCCTGGAAAAAGGAAAATCAGGCCGGGTAGTAGTTACTTTTATTATCGATAAAGACGGATCTATTTCAGATGTGGAAATATTAAAAGGAGTATATCCTTCGTTAGATAAAGAAGCTAAGCGCATTGTCAGTTCTTTGCCGGAAAAATGGACACCCGGAGAACAAAGAGGCGTAAAAGTCAAAGTTAAATATACTATACCTATTATATTTACATTACCGAAAGCCCAACCGGCTCAATAA
- a CDS encoding 6-bladed beta-propeller: MKKRILIFVILFQLGFLIVGCTRNRAVELNQDVEEGKKNEHLIRIDSFYSKIKDTIRLSQITDSLFYVPLQSTDPYKMDGVKKLQLADSFIFIQTPGSDLFMFTMKGKFIRKINDGLTTCFGFDVLEKDHLIFVMSNKKIVIYDYEGKIKKQIRINGDWGGIGYCIAGIDSSSVAISLWNNGIRTARLIILNTDGKIVKEFPNPETFQSPHLSVRNASAFQRSLFHYQDGIRYHPYYCDTLFTLTDNLLKPVFIEKNFLKFLWNIDWNM; the protein is encoded by the coding sequence ATGAAAAAACGGATTCTTATATTTGTAATTCTTTTCCAATTAGGTTTTTTGATAGTAGGATGTACCCGGAATCGTGCTGTTGAACTAAACCAGGATGTAGAAGAAGGTAAGAAAAATGAACATCTGATTCGTATCGACTCCTTCTATTCTAAAATAAAAGATACCATTCGCTTAAGCCAAATTACAGATAGCTTGTTTTATGTTCCTTTACAAAGCACTGACCCGTATAAAATGGATGGAGTAAAAAAACTGCAATTGGCAGATTCTTTTATTTTTATTCAAACGCCAGGATCGGATTTATTTATGTTTACAATGAAGGGCAAATTTATCAGGAAAATTAATGACGGATTAACTACTTGTTTCGGATTTGACGTACTGGAAAAAGATCATTTAATTTTTGTTATGTCAAATAAAAAAATTGTGATTTATGATTATGAGGGGAAAATAAAAAAACAAATCAGGATTAATGGAGACTGGGGAGGAATAGGATATTGCATTGCCGGCATAGATAGCTCGAGTGTAGCGATTTCATTATGGAATAACGGGATTCGGACGGCACGGTTGATAATTTTGAATACGGATGGAAAAATTGTTAAAGAATTTCCTAATCCGGAAACTTTTCAGTCTCCGCATCTTTCCGTTAGGAATGCTTCTGCTTTTCAACGTTCGTTATTTCATTATCAGGATGGAATAAGATATCATCCTTACTATTGTGATACATTGTTTACATTAACAGACAATTTGCTAAAACCTGTCTTTATTGAAAAAAATTTTTTAAAGTTCCTTTGGAACATCGATTGGAATATGTAG
- a CDS encoding 6-bladed beta-propeller, with the protein MKMNYTHILKLSVVVGFLSACSVSVEKKQINGEDMLVCHVEKVEKEEYTLNLSEWVTSFDVIPLETHDSCLIKDIGKIVLSENYIGIVDRDVYDHPVKLFDRQGQFITNVGQRGQGPEEYLDLSDAYLDEDRNCFYLIGFAGVDKILGYNLKGEFTKSIPLAFKSIDKPKFFIDGDTITCFSMPLANKSVIVFRQTLDGSVIDSVPATPNMYATNYDGEIFVTANASKYELFYTGVDTLFHYNRIHNKLNPAFTATFPHPTIHTYSELPACFVIWSMDIKNPYKQQLMVIDKKTQEARYVQLKNDLFENIPVNFYRYDKGNIIFIYNSFELKEYIQKALENPGLEKELKERFIKLDQQLTGEENPILMIGKLKXFELKEYIQKALENPGLEKELKERFIKLDQQLTGEENPILMIGKLKK; encoded by the coding sequence ATGAAGATGAATTACACACATATTTTGAAACTGTCTGTTGTAGTAGGTTTTTTATCTGCATGTTCCGTTTCTGTAGAAAAAAAGCAGATAAATGGAGAAGATATGCTGGTATGTCACGTGGAAAAGGTAGAAAAAGAAGAGTACACATTGAATTTAAGTGAGTGGGTGACTTCTTTTGATGTAATTCCTCTGGAAACACATGATAGTTGTTTAATAAAAGATATCGGGAAAATAGTATTGTCAGAAAATTATATAGGAATAGTTGACCGGGATGTATACGATCATCCTGTCAAATTATTTGATCGGCAGGGGCAATTTATTACGAATGTAGGACAAAGAGGCCAAGGACCGGAAGAATATCTTGATTTGTCTGATGCTTATCTGGACGAAGATCGTAATTGCTTCTATTTAATAGGATTTGCCGGCGTTGATAAAATTTTAGGCTATAATTTGAAAGGAGAGTTTACAAAAAGTATTCCTTTAGCATTTAAATCTATTGATAAACCTAAATTTTTTATTGATGGAGATACAATTACATGTTTCTCTATGCCTTTAGCGAATAAATCGGTAATTGTTTTTCGGCAGACTTTAGATGGAAGTGTTATCGATTCTGTTCCGGCTACTCCGAACATGTATGCAACTAATTATGATGGTGAGATTTTCGTTACGGCTAATGCATCCAAATATGAATTGTTCTATACCGGTGTGGATACGCTGTTTCATTACAATAGAATACACAATAAGTTGAACCCGGCTTTTACGGCAACCTTTCCTCATCCTACTATTCATACCTATTCGGAATTACCGGCATGTTTTGTTATATGGAGTATGGATATTAAAAATCCGTATAAGCAACAGCTTATGGTTATAGATAAAAAAACACAGGAAGCCCGGTATGTTCAATTAAAAAATGATCTGTTTGAAAATATTCCGGTAAACTTTTATAGGTATGATAAAGGGAATATTATATTTATTTATAACTCTTTCGAGTTAAAAGAATATATACAAAAAGCACTGGAAAATCCCGGATTGGAAAAAGAGCTTAAAGAACGGTTTATTAAGTTGGATCAACAGTTAACGGGAGAAGAAAATCCGATATTGATGATCGGTAAATTAAAAAANTTCGAGTTAAAAGAATATATACAAAAAGCACTGGAAAATCCCGGATTGGAAAAAGAGCTTAAAGAACGGTTTATTAAGTTGGATCAACAGTTAACGGGAGAAGAAAATCCGATATTGATGATCGGTAAATTAAAAAAATGA
- a CDS encoding peptidoglycan recognition protein family protein: MREIKFIVIHCPATCVNTDYTPAQLGKDHKLRGFVEAGYHFYIRKSGEIVRLRPDKWIKQCPCFNAWKEYRMI; the protein is encoded by the coding sequence ATGAGAGAAATAAAGTTTATAGTGATTCATTGTCCGGCTACTTGTGTAAATACGGATTATACTCCAGCACAACTGGGTAAGGATCATAAATTGCGGGGATTTGTAGAGGCGGGTTATCATTTTTATATTCGGAAATCGGGTGAAATTGTAAGGTTAAGGCCGGATAAATGGATTAAACAGTGTCCTTGTTTTAATGCATGGAAAGAATACCGGATGATATGA
- a CDS encoding Lin1244/Lin1753 domain-containing protein, which translates to MARPFKKGLDYFPFNVYFLENRKIQRLRKIYGNVGLVVYLAILFKYREEIRKYKEL; encoded by the coding sequence ATGGCAAGACCGTTTAAAAAAGGGTTGGATTATTTCCCGTTTAACGTCTATTTTTTGGAAAACCGGAAAATACAACGTTTACGTAAAATTTATGGCAACGTCGGGCTTGTAGTGTATCTTGCCATCTTATTTAAATACAGAGAAGAGATACGGAAATACAAAGAGTTATAA
- a CDS encoding glycoside hydrolase family 2 protein, producing MRKNLFVCCALALTLGVQAQWKPAGDKIKTKWAEQINPKAVLPEYPRPQLERSEWVNLNGEWEYAIKPKGEVEPASFDGNILVPFAVESSLSGVQKTVGDRNELWYKRTFSVPSNWKNKNVVLNFGAVDWKADVFVNDILIGSHQGGYTPFSFDITPYLTGKSDQKLVVRVWDPSERGYQPRGKQTGRPEGIWYTPVTGIWQTVWLEPVAANHVASIKAIPNIDNGTLAVTVGTSKGCSADVVEVSLMDKGQVIASAKGVQGKEMRLGVKNPTLWDTENPYLYDMKVAVISNGKVIDEVKSYTAFRKISTARDADGIMRMQLNNKNLFQYGPLDQGWWPDGLYTAPTDEALLYDVIKTKDWGFNMIRKHVKVEPARWYYHCDKEGILVWQDMPSGDMGNNWEPHKYNGGTDKARSAESIANYYQEWKEIMDLLISQPCVVAWVPFNEAWGQFDTEKVVEWTEAYDPSRLVNPASGGNHRACGDILDLHNYPGPNMFLFDPQRVTVLGEYGGIGLPLKDHLWMQDRNWGYIQFKNSDEVTAEYVKYANMLKDMVKKGFSAAVYTQTTDVEGEVNGLMTYDRKVIKINEAAVKQANQAVINEMSK from the coding sequence ATGAGAAAAAATCTATTCGTATGTTGTGCCTTAGCTTTGACTTTGGGTGTTCAAGCACAATGGAAGCCGGCAGGTGATAAAATTAAAACAAAATGGGCCGAACAAATTAATCCGAAAGCAGTGTTGCCCGAATATCCTCGTCCGCAGCTCGAGCGTAGCGAGTGGGTTAACTTGAACGGAGAATGGGAATATGCCATCAAACCGAAAGGTGAAGTGGAACCGGCTTCTTTCGACGGAAACATTTTAGTGCCTTTTGCTGTGGAATCTTCTTTATCCGGTGTACAAAAAACAGTAGGCGACCGGAATGAACTTTGGTACAAACGCACTTTCTCTGTTCCTTCTAACTGGAAAAATAAAAATGTAGTGCTTAATTTCGGAGCAGTAGATTGGAAAGCGGATGTTTTTGTAAATGATATCCTGATAGGTTCTCACCAAGGCGGTTATACTCCTTTCTCTTTCGATATTACCCCTTATCTTACTGGTAAGTCAGATCAAAAATTGGTTGTCCGCGTATGGGATCCCAGTGAAAGAGGTTATCAACCCCGGGGAAAACAAACCGGTCGTCCGGAAGGTATCTGGTATACTCCGGTTACCGGTATCTGGCAGACTGTATGGTTGGAACCTGTAGCTGCGAATCATGTGGCTTCTATCAAAGCGATTCCTAATATCGACAATGGTACATTGGCTGTAACCGTAGGTACTTCTAAAGGTTGCAGTGCGGACGTGGTAGAAGTTAGCTTAATGGATAAAGGCCAGGTAATAGCTTCTGCAAAAGGCGTACAAGGAAAAGAAATGCGTTTAGGCGTAAAGAATCCTACTTTGTGGGATACGGAAAATCCTTACTTATATGATATGAAGGTAGCTGTAATCAGCAATGGAAAAGTGATTGACGAAGTAAAATCGTATACAGCATTCCGCAAAATATCTACGGCTCGTGATGCAGATGGTATTATGCGTATGCAGTTAAATAATAAGAACTTATTCCAATATGGCCCGCTCGATCAAGGTTGGTGGCCTGACGGACTGTATACGGCTCCTACCGACGAAGCATTGTTGTATGATGTGATCAAGACGAAAGATTGGGGCTTTAACATGATTCGTAAGCATGTGAAAGTAGAACCGGCTCGTTGGTATTATCATTGTGATAAAGAAGGAATCTTGGTTTGGCAAGATATGCCGAGTGGAGATATGGGAAATAACTGGGAGCCTCATAAATATAACGGAGGGACAGATAAGGCCCGTTCTGCCGAGTCTATTGCCAATTATTACCAGGAATGGAAAGAGATTATGGATTTGTTGATCTCTCAACCTTGTGTGGTTGCTTGGGTTCCTTTTAACGAAGCTTGGGGACAGTTCGATACGGAAAAAGTAGTTGAATGGACTGAAGCGTATGATCCTTCCCGTCTGGTAAACCCTGCCAGTGGTGGAAACCATCGTGCATGCGGTGATATTTTAGACTTACATAATTATCCGGGACCTAACATGTTTTTGTTCGATCCTCAACGGGTAACTGTTTTAGGAGAATATGGCGGTATCGGTTTGCCGTTAAAAGACCATCTGTGGATGCAAGATCGTAACTGGGGCTATATCCAATTTAAGAATAGTGACGAAGTAACAGCCGAGTATGTAAAATATGCCAATATGTTGAAAGATATGGTGAAGAAAGGTTTTTCTGCTGCTGTTTATACTCAAACTACCGATGTTGAAGGGGAAGTGAACGGCTTAATGACTTACGACCGTAAGGTTATTAAGATTAACGAAGCTGCTGTAAAACAAGCAAATCAAGCAGTTATAAACGAAATGTCCAAATAA
- a CDS encoding LruC domain-containing protein: protein MKRKITFNLLSLIIIVLFLSLPSGCTEKDVYDPDYNKDPLPDPEEYFDFNTREEVDLYVDYDAPGFKALIEIYDENPLVSKEGSQEKKDGIEALFKIYTDDKGKFVGKMNIPIAVKTVYLYTSMWGLPKCVKLEVKDSAVKFDMSVDPTKATTKTAAYAYDFPGNVPYLIDSKRNLYSLCKWGGNGNLRYDMMGNKLGNYVTSTSQVGNEPIGNFVNRLQNYLVPQGKYQDNSSLVTKSEITNLTLIKKASVNLTFIHKDAEYNNTFGYYYYKKGTTVDVRNIKKYIIFPRVYIADSYEEWWTGAPILKSGDKVKLKFFGENGDQAPSDIFPEGYTIGWFIYSDGYDMSDNQDIKANAPLITTNDQKLSYIALSDKKSGKVIIGVEDGGNKSYCDMLFYTEATPEDAIEEGGKPEIPDGEVEIPDVEEHHSGTWAFEDIWPTGGDYDMNDVIVEYDRQISFDSKNYVTKIVDNFKMVHDGASFRNAFAYQINNGQVGKVSLPKGAQLESETSSIIVFENAKDVKGQSFEIIREFPKQSFLKEKVAMYNPYIIVRYVENKNDNKRTEVHLPKRQATSKADQTKNGTGKDAYYIDKDGAYPFAIDIPVKNFAPVSESKHIDVEYPRFKSWADSYGSRDHDWYKK, encoded by the coding sequence ATGAAAAGAAAAATCACTTTTAATTTATTGAGCTTAATAATCATCGTATTATTTTTGAGCTTGCCATCGGGATGTACGGAAAAAGACGTATACGATCCTGATTATAACAAAGACCCGCTTCCTGATCCGGAAGAATATTTTGATTTTAATACGCGCGAAGAGGTAGATTTATACGTAGATTATGATGCACCGGGGTTTAAAGCGCTGATTGAAATTTATGACGAAAACCCACTGGTTTCTAAGGAAGGTTCTCAGGAAAAGAAAGATGGAATTGAAGCACTTTTTAAAATTTATACGGATGACAAGGGTAAGTTTGTAGGAAAAATGAATATTCCCATAGCAGTAAAAACGGTATATTTATATACCAGTATGTGGGGTTTGCCTAAATGTGTAAAATTAGAGGTAAAAGACAGTGCAGTTAAGTTCGATATGTCGGTCGACCCTACAAAAGCCACAACAAAAACTGCTGCGTATGCCTATGACTTCCCTGGGAATGTTCCCTATTTAATAGATAGTAAGCGGAATCTTTATTCATTATGCAAGTGGGGAGGAAACGGAAATCTTAGATACGATATGATGGGGAATAAATTAGGTAACTATGTTACAAGCACTTCACAAGTAGGCAATGAACCTATCGGTAATTTTGTAAATCGCTTGCAAAACTATTTAGTACCCCAGGGAAAATATCAAGACAACTCCAGTCTTGTAACCAAGTCTGAAATAACGAACCTTACTCTTATCAAAAAAGCATCTGTAAATTTAACTTTTATCCATAAAGACGCTGAATATAATAATACCTTCGGTTACTATTACTATAAAAAAGGCACTACGGTAGATGTCCGGAACATAAAAAAGTATATTATCTTTCCAAGAGTATATATAGCGGATTCTTATGAAGAATGGTGGACAGGCGCCCCCATTTTAAAAAGCGGAGATAAAGTAAAATTGAAATTTTTCGGTGAAAATGGCGACCAAGCACCTTCGGATATATTCCCGGAAGGATATACAATCGGGTGGTTTATATATTCCGATGGATATGATATGTCAGACAACCAAGATATAAAGGCAAACGCTCCTCTTATTACTACTAACGATCAAAAATTAAGTTATATTGCACTCTCCGACAAAAAATCCGGTAAAGTCATTATCGGCGTGGAAGATGGAGGCAATAAGAGTTATTGCGATATGTTATTCTATACGGAGGCAACTCCAGAGGATGCTATTGAAGAGGGTGGCAAACCGGAAATTCCTGACGGAGAAGTAGAAATCCCGGATGTGGAAGAACATCATTCAGGCACATGGGCATTCGAAGATATTTGGCCTACCGGGGGCGATTACGATATGAACGACGTAATTGTAGAATATGACCGGCAAATCTCTTTCGACAGCAAAAATTATGTAACGAAGATTGTAGATAATTTTAAAATGGTACATGATGGAGCTTCCTTTAGAAACGCTTTTGCTTATCAAATAAATAACGGACAAGTAGGCAAGGTATCTCTACCCAAAGGTGCACAACTCGAATCTGAAACCTCTTCCATCATTGTGTTTGAAAATGCCAAGGATGTGAAAGGGCAATCTTTTGAGATTATAAGGGAATTTCCTAAACAATCTTTCCTGAAAGAAAAGGTAGCTATGTACAATCCTTATATTATTGTAAGGTATGTAGAAAATAAAAACGACAATAAAAGAACTGAAGTTCATCTACCGAAACGCCAGGCTACGAGTAAAGCAGACCAGACAAAGAACGGTACGGGAAAAGATGCCTATTATATCGACAAAGACGGTGCCTATCCATTCGCCATCGACATACCGGTAAAAAATTTTGCACCTGTCTCGGAAAGCAAACATATCGATGTTGAATATCCGAGGTTTAAAAGCTGGGCCGATTCTTACGGGTCAAGGGATCATGATTGGTATAAGAAATAA
- a CDS encoding glutaminase domain-containing protein, producing the protein MKKNFLFLLLLSACIFSSCSGTSNYFQPEKKNDLRAPSYPLVTIDPYTCAWSFSDHLNEDVVRHWTGKKHPLLGAIRVDGKSYRFMGKEDLPLKTIIPTAAVEKWDAVYTEKEPAKEWITNDFNDASWQKAKAAFGTPEMPNLSTTWESKDIWVRRTFDLPVDYSKETVFLEYSHDDIFELYINGIQVIGTDYSWKNNVLKELPADVKQTLKPGKNVIAAHCHNRTGGGYVDFGLFKKEDLGSSFDALAVQKSANVLPTQTFYTFECGPVQLDVIFTSPLLMDDLDLMTTPVNYISYQVTPLDGKEHEVQVYMEATPQWAVNADNQQVSFAKEDKNNITYLKTGTIEQPVLGKKGDDVRIDWGYFYLAAANNPHVAMSLGNYHTLKKDFKANGKLSPEANTASLSPNMQEEMSILAYCNDLGKVSAPTNGYMMIGYDDLYSIQYFKDNRLPYWKKDGKVDIYQAFEKANKEYASVMNRCRQFDNQLMEDAEQAGGKEYADLCALAYRQAIAAHKLVQDREGNLLFFSKENFSNGSIGTVDITYPSAPLFLIYNPELLKGMMTPIFYFSESGKWNKPFAAHDVGTYPMANGQTYGGDMPVEESGNMLILTTAIAMREGNADFAKKHWEVLTTWANYLLKEGLDPENQLCTDDFAGHFAHNTNLSIKAIVGIAGYGKLADMLGKKEESQKYISAAKEMAQKWVNMANDGDHFRLTFDQPGTWSQKYNLVWDKLLGMGIFPEEIAGKEIAYYLTKQNTYGLPLDSRKTYTKSDWILWTACLTDNPEEFRQIIAPVYKYANETSTRMPLSDWHETTNANSVGFRARSVVGGYFMKLLETKMANNK; encoded by the coding sequence ATGAAAAAGAATTTTTTGTTTCTATTGCTTCTTTCGGCTTGTATCTTTAGCTCTTGTAGCGGGACAAGCAATTATTTCCAACCCGAAAAGAAAAATGACCTCAGAGCACCTTCTTATCCATTGGTTACTATCGACCCTTATACTTGTGCATGGTCGTTTTCCGATCATCTGAATGAAGACGTGGTACGCCATTGGACCGGCAAAAAGCATCCTTTATTAGGGGCTATACGCGTAGATGGAAAGTCTTATCGTTTTATGGGGAAAGAAGATCTGCCTCTTAAAACCATTATTCCGACGGCTGCCGTAGAAAAATGGGATGCTGTATATACGGAAAAAGAACCCGCCAAAGAATGGATAACCAACGATTTCAATGATGCCTCTTGGCAAAAAGCCAAAGCTGCTTTCGGTACGCCGGAAATGCCCAACCTTTCTACCACTTGGGAGAGCAAAGATATTTGGGTGCGCCGTACTTTCGATTTGCCTGTGGATTATAGTAAAGAAACCGTTTTCTTGGAATATTCGCACGACGATATATTTGAACTTTACATCAACGGTATCCAGGTGATAGGTACGGATTATTCCTGGAAAAACAATGTACTTAAAGAATTGCCTGCCGATGTAAAACAAACGCTTAAACCCGGAAAAAACGTAATTGCCGCTCATTGTCATAACAGAACGGGTGGGGGATATGTAGATTTCGGTTTGTTTAAAAAAGAAGATTTGGGAAGCAGTTTCGACGCGCTGGCTGTTCAGAAATCGGCGAACGTGTTGCCTACTCAAACTTTTTATACTTTTGAATGCGGCCCTGTGCAACTGGATGTTATTTTTACTTCTCCTTTATTAATGGATGACCTGGATTTAATGACTACCCCGGTAAATTATATTTCTTACCAGGTAACTCCGTTGGATGGAAAAGAACATGAAGTACAGGTTTATATGGAAGCTACTCCCCAATGGGCTGTGAATGCAGATAACCAGCAAGTTTCTTTCGCTAAAGAAGACAAGAATAACATTACCTACCTTAAAACCGGTACTATCGAACAGCCTGTATTGGGTAAAAAGGGAGACGATGTACGGATAGACTGGGGATATTTCTATCTGGCTGCTGCCAATAACCCCCATGTTGCCATGTCTTTAGGCAATTATCATACCTTGAAGAAAGATTTCAAAGCAAACGGCAAACTCTCTCCGGAAGCAAATACGGCAAGCCTTTCCCCTAATATGCAGGAAGAGATGAGCATCTTAGCTTATTGCAACGATCTGGGAAAAGTAAGTGCTCCGACCAACGGGTATATGATGATCGGCTACGACGATTTGTATTCTATCCAATATTTTAAAGATAACCGGCTGCCTTATTGGAAAAAGGATGGCAAAGTAGACATTTATCAGGCATTTGAAAAAGCAAATAAAGAATATGCTTCGGTAATGAACCGTTGCCGCCAATTTGATAACCAGCTCATGGAAGATGCCGAACAAGCAGGAGGAAAAGAATACGCCGATTTATGCGCTTTAGCTTATCGCCAAGCGATTGCTGCCCATAAACTGGTACAAGACCGGGAAGGTAATCTCCTTTTCTTTTCCAAGGAAAATTTCAGTAACGGATCGATTGGTACGGTAGACATAACTTATCCGTCGGCTCCTTTATTCCTTATTTATAATCCGGAACTGTTGAAAGGAATGATGACCCCTATATTCTATTTTAGCGAAAGCGGTAAGTGGAACAAACCGTTTGCTGCTCACGACGTAGGTACTTATCCTATGGCTAACGGACAGACATACGGAGGGGATATGCCGGTAGAGGAAAGCGGCAACATGCTGATCCTTACCACAGCTATTGCCATGAGAGAAGGAAATGCCGATTTCGCTAAAAAACATTGGGAGGTGCTTACTACTTGGGCTAACTATTTATTAAAAGAGGGGCTTGATCCTGAAAACCAATTGTGTACGGACGATTTTGCCGGCCATTTTGCACATAATACCAATCTTTCTATTAAGGCTATTGTAGGCATTGCAGGATATGGTAAGCTGGCTGATATGTTAGGTAAAAAAGAAGAATCTCAGAAATATATTTCCGCAGCTAAGGAAATGGCCCAGAAATGGGTAAATATGGCAAACGACGGAGATCATTTCCGCCTTACTTTCGATCAACCGGGTACGTGGAGCCAAAAATATAATCTGGTATGGGATAAACTGTTGGGTATGGGAATTTTCCCGGAAGAAATTGCCGGCAAGGAAATAGCTTATTACCTGACTAAACAGAATACGTATGGTTTACCGCTCGATAGCCGTAAAACTTATACTAAGTCGGATTGGATTTTGTGGACGGCTTGTTTAACCGATAATCCGGAAGAATTCCGCCAAATCATTGCACCGGTTTATAAATATGCAAATGAAACTTCTACTCGTATGCCGTTAAGCGATTGGCATGAAACAACGAACGCCAATTCTGTCGGTTTCCGTGCCCGGTCGGTAGTAGGCGGTTATTTTATGAAGTTGTTGGAAACTAAAATGGCAAATAATAAATAA